From Anopheles arabiensis isolate DONGOLA chromosome 3, AaraD3, whole genome shotgun sequence, a single genomic window includes:
- the LOC120902459 gene encoding cytochrome c oxidase assembly factor 7 homolog, which produces MSSFDLKNETEVKEYIDKLGVEYRFGCYSEKKPEVCHLLGDYLEGIRKDFEKAAKVYRSNCDDYNYGKSCLKYGNYTFLGKGRTSEKGDPAKAYAYYEKGCALNDPDACLHSGLLLVSKLMPKEITRDVPKGFELLKKSCEMNNAGACFYLSGMYISGVLKEEYQQQQQQQQAAAVKKVDPAAAPEQRPPGAYVVERNMEKAFEFAYKACELRNMYACANLSQMYAKGDGTARDEKKAEKYKKLALEMQDEVKKQQQLTFQQGLNPT; this is translated from the exons ATGTCCTCGTTTGATCTGAAAAACGAGACCGAGGTGAAGGAGTACATCGACAAGCTGGGTGTCGAGTACCGGTTCGGTTGTTACTCGGAGAAGAAACCGGAAG TATGCCATCTGCTCGGCGACTATCTCGAGGGCATCCGCAAAGACTTTGAGAAGGCGGCCAAAGTGTACCGATCGAACTGTGATGATTACAACTACGGCAAGAGCTGCCTCAAGTACGGCAACTACACGTTCCTGGGCAAGGGCCGCACGTCCGAGAAGGGCGATCCGGCCAAAGCGTACGCCTACTACGAGAAGGGCTGCGCGCTGAACGATCCGGACGCGTGCCTGCACAGCGGCCTGCTGCTCGTGTCCAAGCTGATGCCGAAGGAGATCACGCGCGACGTGCCGAAGGGCTTCGAGCTGCTGAAGAAGAGCTGCGAGATGAACAATGCGGGCGCCTGCTTCTACCTCTCCGGCATGTACATTTCCGGCGTGCTGAAGGAggagtaccagcagcagcagcagcagcagcaggcggcggCGGTGAAAAAGGTGGACCCAGCGGCAGCTCCGGAACAGCGCCCGCCCGGTGCGTACGTCGTCGAGCGCAACATGGAGAAAGCGTTCGAGTTCGCGTACAAAGCGTGCGAGCTGCGCAACATGTACGCCTGTGCCAACCTGAGCCAGATGTACGCGAAGGGCGACGGCACGGCACGCGACGAGAAGAAGGCGGAAAAGTACAAAAAGCTGGCGCTCGAGATGCAGGACGAGgtgaagaagcagcaacagctcacATTCCAGCAGGGTCTCAACCCGACGTAA
- the LOC120902461 gene encoding cysteine-rich DPF motif domain-containing protein 1, whose product MATTSAPSSTVGRESAASSASEPTAHPSIPFRCELCGLSESCDYRGRRPPFASKIELPEECYVMRDPFAPPPQAVPDKPASEHYLLLGADCHSCRRTVCKAGECSFFYGATFCRQCSVQRVQEFPLEVRSKIKKQFS is encoded by the coding sequence ATGGCAACAACGTCCGCGCCCAGTAGTACGGTGGGACGGGAAAGCGCCGCATCTTCTGCCAGCGAACCGACGGCGCATCCTTCGATCCCCTTCCGGTGCGAGCTGTGCGGTTTGAGCGAGAGCTGCGATTATCGGGGCCGTCGACCACCGTTTGCGAGCAAAATCGAACTGCCCGAAGAGTGTTACGTAATGCGCGATCCGTTCGCGCCGCCACCCCAAGCCGTACCGGACAAACCGGCCAGCGAGCACTATCTGCTGCTCGGTGCGGACTGCCACAGCTGCCGGCGCACCGTGTGCAAGGCGGGCGAGTGCAGCTTCTTCTACGGGGCCACCTTTTGCCGGCAGTGCAGCGTGCAGCGGGTGCAGGAATTTCCGCTCGAAGTGcggagcaaaataaaaaagcagtTCTCATAG
- the LOC120902457 gene encoding putative transferase CAF17 homolog, mitochondrial: MLLTRCGTSATAIHTVRQRWPAAFPALAVKPATRWLHQTSPAHSPFTIAPLPERKFVRVQGSDAVSFLQGLMTNDMRHLEHSSTVYAMFLKANGRVFCDTIIYKRPGAEPADYLLECDAAVAPRLEKHLKLYRLRKKVQVEQDATYRVWAAFKEAVQEEEEMPAASDLACPEGRLHVFKDPRLPRLGYRVLTDEQEPNECKTRLKRIFPEAETVADSALPYTAFRYSLGVGEGETNLPDGKCFPLECNCDLLHGVSFHKGCYIGQELTARTYHTGVIRKRLMPLELDAPHRLADCDPEALRDAEIKNEEGGAVGKLRGLAGNRALGLLRIEKVLPEGKPLTINVAGESVVRCRTSKPAWWPKEMNARP, from the coding sequence ATGCTGCTCACAAGGTGTGGTACATCCGCCACCGCCATCCACACCGTTCGCCAGCGATGGCCGGCTGCGTTTCCAGCCCTGGCAGTGAAACCCGCAACCCGATGGTTACATCAAACCAGCCCAGCGCACAGCCCCTTCACGATAGCGCCCCTGCCGGAGCGTAAGTTTGTGCGCGTACAAGGATCCGACGCGGTCAGCTTTCTGCAGGGACTGATGACGAACGATATGCGACACCTCGAGCACAGCAGCACGGTGTACGCAATGTTTCTCAAGGCGAATGGGCGCGTTTTCTGTGATACAATCATCTACAAGCGGCCCGGGGCTGAACCGGCCGACTATTTGCTCGAGTGCGATGCGGCCGTTGCGCCGCGGCTCGAGAAACACTTGAAGCTGTACCGGCTGCGCAAGAAGGTGCAGGTGGAGCAGGACGCCACCTACCGGGTGTGGGCCGCCTTCAAGGAGGCCGtgcaggaggaagaggagatgCCGGCTGCAAGCGATCTCGCCTGTCCGGAGGGTCGGTTACACGTGTTCAAAGATCCTCGACTGCCGCGGCTCGGCTATCGGGTGCTTACCGACGAGCAGGAGCCGAATGAATGCAAAACGCGACTGAAGCGTATCTTCCCGGAGGCGGAGACGGTCGCCGACTCGGCGCTACCGTACACGGCGTTCCGGTATTCGCTCGGTGTCGGCGAGGGAGAGACAAACCTGCCGGACGGTAAATGCTTCCCGCTCGAGTGTAACTGCGATCTGCTGCACGGTGTCAGCTTCCACAAGGGCTGCTACATCGGCCAGGAGCTGACGGCACGCACGTACCACACGGGGGTGATACGCAAGCGGCTCATGCCGCTGGAGCTGGACGCACCGCACCGGCTTGCCGACTGTGATCCGGAAGCGCTGCGCGATGCGGAAATTAAAAACGAGGAGGGCGGCGCCGTCGGAAAGTTGCGCGGGCTGGCCGGTAACCGTGCCCTCGGGTTGCTTCGCATCGAGAAGGTGCTGCCGGAGGGGAAACCGCTAACGATCAACGTTGCCGGCGAATCCGTCGTGCGCTGTCGCACAAGCAAACCCGCCTGGTGGCCGAAGGAAATGAATGCCCGCCCTTAG
- the LOC120902454 gene encoding zinc finger protein 70-like — translation MASSSAMEDLMFGEICRCCMASKPRMKPLFDTNLFAMLNAVTGLNVHRNDGLPSQLCVPCVLQIRRSHFFKVQCENTDVTLRSYAVETRPDDTDTYILAEDGTYVKEADSSSQNDDGAAPAGSAVSGSPVKRLLPKRLFCPQCPKEFQAEKQLKRHMRTHFVVKPHGCTECSASFLEKSNLKKHMLKHTGELRNSETKTHLCSECGKSFKYGTSLSRHKRFHAQRNMFTCTVCSKAYVEQTSLDVHMRSHTNERPFECSTCDKTFAQKANLERHERTHTGEKPYACDLCGKCFTQKSYLCVHKRIHAQEKPFACPNCTMCFVSRNALQKHQAKPCSDNVHRCNVCSKTFRYKKALRLHRRTHRLAYLCELCDVGFATSAKLNAHVKADHSDMPVTSEGEYLLYDNDNNVTTTNRAPTQSQAKRPRAESDEEYVGEEEEDEREEDEEELDDDGEEEEEEEENEGEEEEEENEGQGGEENISILEEYEETEAGSQTNEEDSVVHVVYNGDSIEEQEAYEDFAGSYDDIVKQEPLLEIRIMNPDDVDSDIEQ, via the exons ATGGCGTCATCGTCGGCGATGGAGGATCTAATGTTTGGCGAAATCTGCCGCTGCTGCATGGCAAGCAAGCCGCGCATGAAGCCCCTGTTCGACACAAACCTCTTCGCGATGCTGAACGCCGTCACGGGGCTGAATGTGCACCGGAACGATGGGCTTCCGTCCCAACTGTGTGTGCCGTGCGTGCTGCAGATCCGCCGCTCGCACTTCTTCAAGGTGCAGTGCGAAAACACGGACGTAACGCTGCGTAGCTACGCGGTCGAGACGCGGCCAGATGATACGGACACGTACATACTGGCGGAGGACGGGACGTACGTGAAGGAGGCCGACTCGTCGTCACAAAACGACGATGGGGCAGCGCCGGCAGGTAGCGCCGTGAGTGGCAGCCCGGTCAAGCGGCTCCTGCCCAAGAGACTCTTTTGTCCGCAGTGCCCGAAAGAGTTCCAGGCCGAGAAGCAGCTGAAGCGACACATGCGCACGCACTTTGTGGTGAAGCCGCACGGCTGCACCGAGTGCAGTGCGTCCTTCCTCGAGAAGTCCAACCTGAAGAAGCACATGCTGAAGCACACGGGCGAGCTGCGGAACAGCGAAACCAAAACCCACCTCTGCAGCGAGTGCGGCAAATCGTTCAAGTACGGCACCTCGCTGTCGCGGCACAAGCGGTTTCACGCCCAGCGCAACATGTTCACCTGCACCGTCTGCTCGAAGGCGTACGTCGAGCAGACCTCGCTCGACGTGCACATGCGATCGCACACGAACGAGCGACCGTTCGAGTGTTCCACCTGCGACAAAACCTTCGCCCAGAAGGCCAATCTCGAACGGcacgagcgcacacacaccg GCGAAAAACCCTACGCCTGTGATCTGTGCGGAAAGTGTTTCACGCAGAAATCCTACCTCTGCGTGCACAAGCGCATTCACGCGCAGGAGAAACCGTTCGCGTGCCCGAACTGTACCATGTGCTTCGTTTCGCGCAACGCGCTTCAGAAACATCAGGCCAAACCGTGCTCGGACAATGTGCACCGCTGCAACGTGTGCAGCAAAACATTCCGCTACAAGAAGGCGCTTCGTTTGCACCGGCGGACCCACCGCCTGGCGTACCTGTGCGAACTGTGCGATGTAGGCTTTGCGACCAGTGCGAAACTGAATGCGCACGTGAAAGCGGACCATTCTGACATGCCGGTTACAAGCGAAGGAG aATATCTGTTGTACGACAATGATAACAACGTGACGACCACGAATCGAGCCCCAACACAGTCACAAGCGAAAAGGCCGCGTGCCGAATCGGACGAAGAATACGTCggagaggaagaggaagacgaacgGGAAGAGGACGAAGAAGAGCTAGACGATGATggggaagaggaggaagaagaggaggagaaTGAGggcgaggaagaggaggaagagaacGAAGGGCAGGGCGGAGAGGAAAATATCAGCATCCTGGAGGAGTACGAGGAAACGGAGGCAGGATCGCAAACGAATGAAGAGGACAGTGTGGTGCACGTGGTGTACAACGGCGACAGTATAGAGGAGCAGGAAGCTTACGAAGACTTTGCCGGTAGCTATGACGATATCGTGAAGCAGGAACCGTTGCTAGAAATTCGAATCATGAATCCCGACGATGTGGATTCGGACATTGAGCAGTGA
- the LOC120901238 gene encoding zinc finger protein 845-like: protein MLCYEMARAESKFYNRCRFCFNQDEQKLMPLSITLDATLTILDVEHFTGLNLQDLDREDKPFMVCDGCDRHVNVSVAFRNTCRRNDAFFKQEPCNESAEDDDDKDEAMDTFAGPASEMSISADETAPEKDVFADEDTAENHDIDEESSDDFTWPEAPSPKVEKIVRRRLPKTESTSRRKKTINRKWLCTICGLFMTNYTKHMQRHIDPTPFACPHCDKKMSDSANMKRHIDAVHLKIVVATCEECNLPFYVKPEYKWHMVRVHGQGDMTPRYKCQFCPKAFYFHTRMRVHMEQKHYEHRNYVCKICGMRFKTNNALLVHKKIHSSEAHYQCRIPMCSRRFRSANGRKQHEMTHSGIIFGCDQCDKQYRSSGLLKAHVRKCHPNPLKEEGSDEQKLMPLSITVDATLTILDVEHFTGLNDLERKYKPYMVCEGCDRHVNACVAFRNTCRRNYALFKQELCNEIVEDDDDKDEAMDIFAGAASEVSISADETAPEKDVFGDENTAENRDIDEESSDDFTWPEAPSPKHMQKHIDPTPFACPHCDKKMSDPCNMKRHIAVVHLKIVVAKCEECNLSFHGKPDYKWHMVRVHGQGDMTPRYKCQFCPKAFYFHTRMRVHMEQKHYEHRNYVCKICGMRFKTKTAVVANHWCCYKHWTRFYGIVALSTTLLPQGLAGLLLNNSEVCVRLAMAVPAKLGNICRFCLNQKQDQLVPLITIVDSSLTLENIERFTGIENLEEESKQYASCSDCHMALLSSVSFRNTCLANEALFRELCTVVEEHLDDDEADEFVVEELQETVSEMEFIVVNNRKKRKATERKESPAGKARTCSRTTRSVNDGTKPDTDYCANRIELGEPFSSDEEQRSTRAGQVILDKEALFAESLRLIREAQERNVHATAETLESAGDESNDSSHAPPVASERHPRTPKMQLCEVCGKVVQKLSEHIAIHTKEMRYACPHCPVRMANHANLYRHVQAVHLKRVVKSCEICAKGFTSNASYKSHMRSEHGIGETYECKLCPKKFNHPGNYRVHFIRCHSDVRKFTCTICGKQFKEKRDHRNHQRVHSDDKPFGCSQCPKLFKSDYARKTHELTHSGVVFRCAHCDKGYRYKCLLNIHIKKDHTATIKQEGTND from the exons ATGTTGTGCTACGAAATGGCCCGTGCCGAGTCTAAATTTTACAATCGTTGCCGATTCTGCTTTAATCAGGACGAGCAGAAGCTAATGCCCTTGTCGATAACACTGGACGCGACGCTAACGATCTTGGATGTAGAGCATTTTACGGGGCTTAAT TTGCAGGATTTAGATCGCGAAGATAAACCTTTCATGGTGTGTGATGGATGTGACCGGCATGTTAATGTAAGTGTCGCGTTTCGAAACACTTGCCGTAGGAACGACGCGTTTTTCAAGCAGGAACCGTGTAATGAATCTGCTGAAGATGACGATGATAAGGATGAAGCAATGGACACATTTGCCGGGCCAGCTTCGGAGATGAGCATATCGGCGGACGAGACCGCCCCTGAAAAGGACGTCTTTGCCGATGAGGATACAGCAGAGAATCACGATATAGATGAAGAATCATCGGACGATTTTACATGGCCAGAAGCTCCCTCGCCAAAGGTAGAGAAGATCGTCCGCCGAAGGCTGCCAAAAACAGAATCCACTTCTCGACGAAAAAAGACAATAAACAGGAAATGGCTTTGTACTATTTGTGGTTTGTTCATGACGAATTACACCAAACATATGCAAAGGCATATTGATCCAACTCCGTTTGCGTGCCCGCACTGTGATAAGAAAATGAGCGACTCTGCAAATATGAAGCGCCACATTGATGCCGTGCATTTGAAAATAGTCGTTGCAACGTGTGAAGAATGTAATTTGCCATTCTATGTAAAACCTGAATATAAATGGCATATG gTGCGCGTGCATGGTCAAGGGGACATGACACCGCGTTATAAATGCCAGTTTTGCCCGAAGGCGTTTTATTTCCATACCCGCATGCGGGTGCACATGGAACAGAAGCACTACGAACATCGAAACTACGTGTGTAAAATTTGTGGCATGCGATTTAAAACAAA cAATGCTCTTCTCGTACATAAGAAAATACATTCGTCTGAAGCGCACTACCAGTGCCGTATCCCAATGTGTTCGAGGCGATTCAGGAGCGCGAACGGTCGCAAACAGCACGAAATGACACACAGCGGCATCATTTTCGGATGCGACCAGTGCGACAAGCAGTATCGTAGCAGTGGGTTGCTTAAAGCACACGTGAGAAAATGCCATCCAAATCCATTGAAGGAAGAGGGTAGT GACGAGCAGAAGCTGATGCCCTTGTCGATCACAGTGGACGCGACGCTAACGATCTTGGATGTAGAGCATTTTACGGGGCTTAAT GATTTAGAGCGCAAATACAAACCTTACATGGTGTGTGAGGGATGTGACCGGCATGTTAATGCTTGTGTCGCGTTTCGAAACACTTGCCGTAGGAACTACGCACTTTTCAAGCAGGAACTATGTAATGAAATTGTTGAAGATGACGATGATAAGGATGAAGCAATGGACATATTTGCCGGGGCAGCTTCGGAGGTGAGCATATCGGCGGACGAGACCGCCCCAGAGAAGGACGTCTTTGGCGATGAGAATACAGCAGAGAATCGCGATATAGATGAAGAATCATCGGACGATTTCACATGGCCAGAAGCTCCCTCGCCAAAG CATATGCAAAAGCACATTGATCCAACTCCGTTCGCCTGCCCGCACTGTGATAAGAAAATGAGTGACCCTTGCAATATGAAGCGCCACATTGCTGTCGTGCATTTGAAAATAGTCGTTGCAAAGTGTGAAGAATGTAATTTGTCATTCCATGGAAAGCCGGACTATAAATGGCATATG GTGCGCGTGCATGGTCAAGGGGACATGACACCGCGTTATAAATGCCAGTTTTGCCCGAAGGCGTTTTATTTCCATACCCGCATGCGGGTGCACATGGAACAGAAGCACTACGAACATCGAAACTACGTGTGTAAAATTTGTGGCATGCGATTTAAAACAAA AACAGCTGTGGTTGCTAACCACTGGTGTTGCTATAAACATTGGACACGGTTTTATGGCATCGTCGCGCTGTCAACGACCCTGTTGCCTCAAGGGTTAGCGGGTTTGTTATTAAACAACAGcgaggtgtgtgtgcgcttggcGATGGCTGTTCCAGCAAAATTAGGGAATATTTGTAGATTTTGCCTCAACCAGAAGCAGGACCAACTGGTTCCACTCATCACGATCGTGGACAGTTCGCTTACGCTAGAGAACATAGAAAGATTTACCGGAATTGAG AACCTAGAGGAGGAAAGCAAACAGTACGCCTCGTGCAGCGACTGCCATATGGCGCTGCTCAGTTCCGTGTCCTTTCGCAACACGTGCCTGGCAAATGAAGCACTCTTCAGGGAGCTGTGCACCGTAGTGGAGGAACATCTCGACGATGACGAGGCAGATGAGTTTGTGGTCGAGGAACTGCAGGAAACGGTCTCGGAAATGGAATTCATTGTGGTAAATAATCGCAAAAAACGGAAAGCGACTGAAAGGAAGGAATCGCCGGCAGGCAAAGCGCGAACGTGCAGCAGAACCACGCGAAGTGTGAATGACGGAACGAAGCCTGACACCGATTACTGTGCGAACCGGATCGAGCTCGGTGAACCGTTCTCCTCCGACGAGGAGCAAAGGTCGACCCGGGCAGGCCAGGTGATACTGGACAAGGAGGCACTGTTTGCCGAGAGTTTGCGGCTTATACGAGAGGCACAGGAACGGAACGTGCATGCCACGGCGGAAACCCTCGAGTCCGCGGGCGATGAGAGCAATGATTCAAGTCATGCGCCACCCGTTGCTAGCGAGCGGCACCCGAGAACTCCCAAAATGCAGCTGTGTGAGGTGTGCGGCAAGGTGGTGCAGAAGCTGAGCGAACACATCGCGATCCACACGAAGGAAATGAGGTACGCGTGCCCGCACTGCCCGGTGAGGATGGCCAACCATGCGAATCTGTACCGCCACGTGCAGGCCGTCCATCTGAAGCGGGTGGTAAAATCGTGCGAAATTTGCGCCAAGGGATTCACCAGCAACGCGTCGTACAAATCACACATG CGCTCGGAGCATGGGATTGGTGAAACGTACGAGTGCAAGCTATGCCCGAAGAAGTTCAACCATCCGGGCAACTATCGCGTACACTTTATCCGTTGCCATAGTGACGTAAGGAAATTCACCTGCACGATCTGTGGGAAGCAGTTCAAAGAAAA GCGCGATCATCGAAACCATCAGCGAGTACACTCGGACGACAAACCCTTCGGCTGCAGCCAGTGCCCGAAGCTGTTCAAAAGCGATTACGCCAGGAAAACGCACGAACTGACGCACAGCGGTGTAGTGTTTCGGTGTGCGCACTGTGATAAAGGATACCGCTACAAATGCCTGCTAAACATACACATAAAGAAGGACCATACTGCAACAATAAAGCAAGAAGGCACCAAcgattga
- the LOC120902456 gene encoding zinc finger protein 93-like, producing the protein MARAESKFYNRCRFCLNQDEQKLMPLSITVDATLTILDVEHFTGLNDLERKYKPYMVCEGCDRHVNACVAFRNTCRRNYALFKQELCNEIVEDDDDKDEAMDIFAGAASEVSISADETAPEKDVFGDENTAENRDIDEESSDDFTWPEAPSPKVEKIVRPRVSKTESTSGRKKKIRRRWLCSICGLFTLKYTKHMQKHIDPTPFACPHCDKKMSDPCNMKRHIAVVHLKIVVAKCEECNLSFHGKPDYKWHMVRVHGQGDMTPRYKCQFCPKAFYFHTRMRVHMEQKHYEHRNYVCKICGMRFKTNNALLVHKKIHSSEAHYQCRIPMCSRRFRSANGRRQHEMTHSGIIFGCDQCDKQYHSSSLLKAHVRKCHLKTEEESGA; encoded by the exons ATGGCTCGTGCCGAGTCGAAATTTTACAATCGTTGCCGATTCTGCTTGAATCAGGACGAGCAGAAGCTGATGCCCTTGTCGATCACAGTGGACGCGACGCTAACGATCTTGGATGTAGAGCATTTTACGGGGCTTAAT GATTTAGAGCGCAAATACAAACCTTACATGGTGTGTGAGGGATGTGACCGGCATGTTAATGCTTGTGTCGCGTTTCGAAACACTTGCCGTAGGAACTACGCACTTTTCAAGCAGGAACTATGTAATGAAATTGTTGAAGATGACGATGATAAGGATGAAGCAATGGACATATTTGCCGGGGCAGCTTCGGAGGTGAGCATATCGGCGGACGAGACCGCCCCAGAGAAGGACGTCTTTGGCGATGAGAATACAGCAGAGAATCGCGATATAGATGAAGAATCATCGGACGATTTCACATGGCCAGAAGCTCCCTCGCCAAAGGTAGAGAAGATCGTCCGCCCAAGGGTGTCGAAAACAGAATCCACTTCTggacgaaaaaagaaaatacgcAGAAGATGGCTTTGTTCTATTTGTGGTTTGTTCACGCTGAAATATACCAAGCATATGCAAAAGCACATTGATCCAACTCCGTTCGCCTGCCCGCACTGTGATAAGAAAATGAGTGACCCTTGCAATATGAAGCGCCACATTGCTGTCGTGCATTTGAAAATAGTCGTTGCAAAGTGTGAAGAATGTAATTTGTCATTCCATGGAAAGCCGGACTATAAATGGCATATG GTGCGCGTGCATGGTCAAGGGGACATGACACCGCGTTATAAATGCCAGTTTTGCCCGAAGGCGTTTTATTTCCATACCCGCATGCGGGTGCACATGGAACAGAAGCACTACGAACATCGAAACTACGTGTGTAAAATTTGTGGCATGCGATTTAAAACAAA cAATGCTCTTCTCGTACACAAGAAAATACATTCGTCTGAAGCGCACTACCAGTGCCGTATCCCAATGTGTTCGAGGCGATTCAGGAGCGCGAACGGTCGTAGGCAGCACGAAATGACACACAGCGGCATCATTTTCGGATGCGACCAGTGCGACAAGCAGTATCATAGCAGTAGTTTGCTTAAAGCACATGTGAGAAAATGCCATCTAAAAACAGAGGAGGAAAGTGGTGCATAA